The Mastacembelus armatus chromosome 20, fMasArm1.2, whole genome shotgun sequence DNA segment tcaaacatttaacaagagacacgttgcatcttttcaggctgggatcagctcgtggctgcaagaagacgtctcttcttgggtttgtggctgcagccccgagcctcacacagacttctttatttatagcaaacaaggttacacaatagttacacagaagacctttaacatataCTTCGTTCGccttagaaacaaggaaactggcttttgtcCTTATAGATTCATGAAGTTCAAACAGGGGACACTTGGTGTCACAAGTTCCTTGCCCTTGTCTGTTTCACTTCCCAAACTCATACATTCTtacaacatatgcacaactgacaagtgttgagctgtcaacattcaaagcagtcaaaagttcaGTTACACaacaagatcacatgtacatttactcatgataaacaatttagacttttgatcctaAAAAGTGGGTAAATACggtaaaatgatataaaaactTAGTATTATGCGGCACATAAGCAGAAATATTTGTAGCAGTATTAGTAGTGAATGTTTAGAATTTAGCTACATTACATtcactaaaaatacaaatatgctGATGCCCTATCCTAAAAACCTATATTGGTtgacaaataataaaagtaaagtaatagTAAAATGCAGCTTGCCTAAATTTAAAGACAGACCTGCAGTAATATACAGAAAAAGACCAAGAACAGCATCGTAATCAGCCACACAAATTTTTACCTTGTCACTCATGCCGAACCTGGTCACCATCAATTTTGCTATTTTAGTTGCACCATCGAAGTCACTGGAAGCTCCTGAAATgcaaaataacaacagaagTTTGAAACTACTGTCAAAGATACCCAAAACAAACACTCCATATTACCAAACAATTATTTTACTCTAGCAACAAAATAGCAATTCTGAAATTATCACAATTCAAACCAAAATAAAGATGTGCATGATTTGATACAAAAGCATTCCTTTTTATCTGCAGGAAACCACAAGCAGCACAAATTTATCTCTGCACCCCTTAACTGCATTTTAGATGCTGTTAGCAAATTATTAAGACCTAATGTTTAGTTATATCAAATCTTATATTTCATACCAGTGGTGATGTAGTCGTCTCCAAAAATAAGCTCCTCTGCTACACGACCACCCATACTAACATCCATCTGAGCCAGCAGCTGTGCTCGGGTCTCGCTCCAGTGGTCATTCTCTGGGAGCATGGACACCTTGACGACAGACAAGGAGAATAATGATATATTTGAGGAATTTTAGGACcttgttaaagaaaaacaactcaCAGAGCACTGGTATgacatatatataaaaccaaCACTCACATGGCCAAGAGTTGGACCTCTTGGCATGATAGTAGCCTTATTGATGGGCATTGCATCTTTGGTGTAATAGGCAACGATTGCATGGCCGGACTCGTGGTAGGCTGTGATGGTTTTACTCTTCTTGTCAATGTTAACACTCCTCCTCTCAGGGCCTGGTATgaaaattacacattaaaagGATTATGACTAAACTGAAGATGAAAGACTAAAATGTAGGGCATATGACTTAAATGTAAAATTTCTTAAATAGACCCCATTTGTATTGTGTTTGCTAAAGAAGCGTGTCTAGGTAATCTGACTTGTGTGATGCTCCACAGATCCAAGCACAGTATGTGTATTCACCCATGAGGATCTTGTCCTTAGCAAATTCCAGCTCCTTCATTGTGACCATTTCTTTCCCATCCACAGCTGCCTTGAGGACCGCCTGGTTGATCAGGTTCTCCAGCTCTGCTCCAGAGAAGCCCACAGTGCCCCGGGCAATAACCTTCACATCCACagctgtgaaaaaaacaaacacaaacaatgctATCTTTACAGAGGGGATCAGTGTTCAAAAGACAATAGTGTCCTTGAAATGGCAAAGTTATTATTAAAGGTTTCAAATGATAGAAGATCTCTTGTTGCATTGTATTTGCTCAATAAAACCAGTTGCCAATTACAAATATTgtatgaaatgataaaaatataagGGTAAGGCTACAGTTTAAAAGATCTGCTTtgtaatatttacaaataactttaaatacatatatttctttACACTCTACCTACCAGGGTCAGCTTTGATCTTGGAGAGGTACCAGTTGAGAATTTCAGTTCGTCCTTTCACATCTGGGCGAGGAACTGTCACTTGCATGTCAAATCTCCCAGGCCTTACCAGAGCACTGAAAAATAGAAGTTGTAATTGCAGTTTTAATTAAGTATCACATATTCATAAATTCTGTTAAATTACTAAAAAATCTCACATAAATGCTTTTCTTTAGAAGCTGTGTAACAGCACAATAAGAAATGCAGAAGATACTCAAATACTTAAAATTATGTGTTGGATATTAATTAGCTGTCAATGCAAAATTAGAGAAGCAGCACCTTGAGAAAATATCTAAACAATGTTTGGCTTTATTTATCTTCAACTGTAAGTAATTTTccatgcaaacatgcacaaaaattaGTAACACTGTAGTCAATAAAAACACGTCCATGGTAACTTATATTTGGTGTTTGTTGTCCATAAGATTCAGTTTATCATTGTCTGAATAGAAATCAGGGCAAGAGCACAGGCACAAAACCTGTCAggcataataataatagtaataataataatgtgaacTGTAAACATACTTATCCAAAGCCTCAGCAAAGTTTGTTGCACCAATAACAATGACACCTTCGTTTGGTTTAAACCTGTTAAAAAACATTGAGAGTAAGGAAGTTAAAGACTAAAGTTAATTCACACTATGCAGTTTAACATAACTAAGTTACAATAAAACAGACCCATCCATTTCAGACAGCAGCTGGTTGATGGTTTGCCTGGAGTAAGGATGCATAGGAGACTCAATCCTCTTTCCACCAACACTGTCCAACTCATCAATGAAGATGACACATGGAGCATTAGCTTTTGCCTCTTCTGcacatcacagaaaaaaaaaagagattaggACTGAGTGGAAACACTTTCAAATGTTATTCACACGATCTCACATCCAACACACTTACTAAAAAGGTTCCTGATGCGGCTTGCACCAACACCTACAAACATCTCGTCAAACTCTGACCCGGAGGCATAGTAGAAAGGGACATCAGCCTCCCCGGCCACAGCTCGTGCTAAGAGAGTCTTTCCTGTTCCTGGTGGACCAACAAGTAGGATCCCTGAaagaataagagaaaaaaaacaggataacAATAAtatcatatgaaaaatataGGAAAAGACCATTTTCTGAATTTGTGCACTAGACTATTTTCCTACACAATACcaggaaataaaatatgaaaaagttaTAATACCTTTAGGAAGCTTTCCACCCAGAACTGTAAACTTCTGGGGATTTTTGAGAAACTCGACAACATCTTGTAATTCATTCTTGGCCTCCTCCGCTCCTTTGACATGATCAAAAGTCACATTCTTTATCTGAATGGGGTACACCGCTGGGTCAAGACCAGATGTGGTGCGGAATCTCTCTGTCAGtcccacagacaaacaaacagaaaacaaaaacaaaaaaaaaaagagagagagaaaaaaatcccaTCACTTTACTGTATTTCATAAAAAAACTGTGGTATTATAACTGCTTATCATACAATGTTTACTGAGGCACAGAAGTAAATACAAAGATCCAAATGTATGTTGCTTTTCCACATCTATTGCTACCAACTAATAAGTAGTTAGTTAAACCACACATACCTTGAAAACATACATAGCTGTAAAAAGATATTTAAGTACTAATATACAGTGCTATGCTGTAAAATAATCATTCTCTATCGTGACTTATTAActatactttgtgtgtgtgcatatttgcaaACACAGTAAAGGATGAAAACTTGAACAAACCAGCATCAGAAAAGGACCCTTTACCCGAGAGAAATGGGGTTCTTGACAATCCATAAGCACCAACAAGTAGGAGCACCAAGAGGATCAACCTGGTTCTCCTCAGTGAGtctgtcaaaacacagcaaagatggTTAGCAGGATTCAACTCAGCACCTCCCACACAAAGGAAATGTGGCTTTAGTGTTACTGACTGAGAGGAATCCTTTGATTATGTAAGAGTGCTTTTCTTTCCAGATGATAACTTTAATGCCCAGTTGCTAATGTAAGTGAGCCACATGCCTTGTGTTCTCTGTGTAAAGGCCTGTGACCTCATGAATCCCTCAGTGAAACCCATTTTGAAAGCTTCACTCTGATTTTCAGACAGGTTCCTTTGATTATTCACATGGTCCAGTGACTGTGCCTCTGGTTCCCTAACCCGCTGGATGAATCCCTATGAGAGAAACAAACCAAAAGCAGGTTAGTAAACTTCAACAGTCCACCATCCGCTATTTTGTTACTCTTTGTTtgttaaactaaataaaacatttaaactggTGAACAAAAAGTTGCTCTATCTAAATAAAGTAAATGCAGCACAAAAGATGCAATCTTCTCACTAGgcatgaagttaaaaaaaaaaaactgctggaACTACGCAGTAATATGCTGACCTTCATGAAGGGTGACGTGTAGACCTCAGACTCCATTCTTCTGGCCTCTGATCTAAGTCTCTTGAAACCCCGAGTCTGGACCCAAACTAAATAGACATACatggaaatatgaaatattaccATAAATGCCAAGCACTTCATACAAATAGATAACTAACACACAGCAGGTTAAGTCCTCAAAGTCATTATCTTACCAGGCAAAAACTGTAATTGTGAGCAAACGTCTTTCAGAGGACTGTGGTATTGTCTGTGGAACATTGGTGAGCCAAACCCCCACAACTTTCTCTGTGGAAACCCTGTGAGAGAAAAAGTACCAAATATTTGTTCCAGCTTAAATAGTAGATGGCCATTGTGTAAATTAATCTCCTCTGATGTACAAAATGATCTCAGATCCTAGAATAATTGTTAAACTGTGCTTTGGGTCATTTTCTTATAACACCATGAAGTTGGGTAGCCTGAGCTGCTCACCATGTTTGTTGTGAAAGAAGCTGTCTGCAGAAACATGACTTGTCTTCCATATCAAAGGAACAGAGGGAGGTTCCTTTGGTCCTGGTATAGGCAGCAACCTGCTGACCACCTCGTCCAGCTGACCCACCTTGATCTCTGACAGACCAAGATCCCTCAAACTAACATTTGgctgtaaagaaataaaagcataattGGGTTGTGTATATTTTGATTTAAACAATTATTGTGGCAATTATATTATGGCTTTTTATAGcctttgaaaaaaacaacacccGTTCACTCAGTTTAtcagatacaaaaaaaatgaacatattgACTAATACAAGTTAGACCTGCTTCAGTATTGTAGGATTTGCAAAATAATttctatgaaaataaaatattgcaatactgaaaaacaatgaagtgtgtatttttgcatAATGCATAAGCTGTTTAAGAAAATACCACgttttgtcatatttattatgtctttttatgtctttataagaactttttttgtcttgttcagCATAAccatcaaattaaaaaacattcaggTTCAGGCCATTAATAATTATCTATCATACCTGTATGGGCCTAAGTATGTGATGTATGCATGGTGCCCATCTCACCTCTTTGATATATGAATTGTGCTTTGGAGGGAAGTCTTTGTGCAGGCTCTGGATTGAAGCTGTGGCTGAGTTCTTCGGGGAGTGTAGGGCACTGACAATCTGGTTGAACGGAACTATCATCTGCCAAATACATCAACAACGCAGGGTCAAATACAGTCTGCCAACACGTGGTGAGATGCATAATCCTACAACTACCATAAGTACAAAACACTCACAAAACGTCATGTTTACAAATGTCTTTTAAAGGGGAATCTTCCAGAACTGATTATTTAAATACAATTACACACAGATAATTATTATGATCCACATACGTCAGCTATCGGTGTGTTACGTAAACTCAACTGATTGAGCTGAAGATTAACCCTGAGTTAACCCTATTACCGAACATTTACTTGATCAATCAAACGATGAAATCATGAGCAAAACTAAACTATACACACAAAAGCAACACAAACCGCTACGTGACGTAAACATGAGTCACGTACTGACGCAATCCGTCGTTGACTTGAAAACGCTAACGTTAACTGACGCTAGTCACGTTGTCACTGACAAAAAGAGGAGATTTGACAAAAAGACAACGGACAGGGCATATTACCGTTATATCTCCGATACCAGCCCTTCCTGTGCAAAGCCGACATTCAAACTAAAATACAGAGAAGCACAATATTTAGCTAGCTAAGGCTActgttagctaacgttaactgTCCAGTCGGCTTACCTGCTGTGGGTGAAACGATGTcgacagtgaaaacatttttccgGAGGacacttcaaaataaagatTTGAAGAGCGAAGGTATGAGGACAGGCCCTCTATCTATTTCATAAATGAACTAATCCCTCTTTTTACACAACTTTGAACAGTTTAGCTCCTAACAGCAAATCGATGCTCCGACAATCACAGTGGAAATGGACTACAAAATGACGTCTACAATTACTTCCGTGTACAGCTTGAGTCATTGAATCCATTGTGAAACCGAGAGCCTTTTCAAAAATTGATTTTGAATGTTCAGATTGTATGTGACAAACTTAAACATAACTGTAATTTCTATTTTCTAATTACTTTTAACCATCTTTTAACCGAATGACAAGCTCTGGCAGTTATTAAACTACCTTATTATTTATCACCCATTGTGCCATCAACTGCCTGATTAAAAAACGAAAATCCTATTCGGGTAGCAAACATTACAATGTTTGGAGCAATATGATTTAGTTattattttcagaaatgaaCGAATAACAAAGGTATCATTACATTAAATGAAGAACATGCCATTCTTTACGTACAGGCAGCTGCTTGGAGGACTAAAATGACGTCAGATGCGCCGCGAAAGATCAGTGGGATtcaaaatttcaaaacaaactcgaggttgttgttttgttacCTAAGGTTTATTTCCGAGCTAGACCTCTGTGGCAGACACAACTTAAATCCGCATATAAAACCGGCTAAATAATGGACCGAGGTGAAAGGCCCGACCTCAGATCAAGCGACAAACCGGTGGATATTCCTAAAGCACCTTCAATCGAGGATTTTATCGTGTTGAAGCCAATCAGCCGTGGTGCTTTTGGCAAGGTCTATCTTGCACGGAAGAAATGTAATCCACGATTATATGCCATTAAGGTGAGTCACCTTAGTAATTAAGTTATATACAGTTAAGTAGATGCTGCTAAattgtctttaaaaaaacaaaccaaaaaacactGACTCTAGCTTAACCTGGTTAAAAATACTCTGCGTCAGGTAATGAAGAAGGCAGAAATGGTTGATAAAAATATGACGGGACAGATGAAGGCAGAGAGAGACGCACTCGCATTGAGCAAAAGCCCCTTCGTGGTTCACCTATTTTACTCCCTTCAGACTGCCACCAACATTTATTTGGTAAGTTTCAGTGGTGACGCCTGTTCTGAGCAGCATTTACAGTATCTCATCTGTGAAGTCGTTATATATAATGTTAGTTGCTGTTAAACCTTCATTTCTTGGTGCTTGCAGGTAATGGAATACCTTATTGGTGGAGATGTCAAGTCTCTCCTTCACATTTATGGAtattttgaccaggatatggCAGTGAAATACATCTCAGAGGTTGCTCTGGCTTTAGACTATCTTCATCGGCATGGTATAATCCACAGGTGCTTTGATGCTCTATTCGGTTTTCAAtatcaatacatgtatataagACAGAGCAATGTGGGTGAGATTTAATGTGTGGCCTGATATTTACTCACTAATCCTTTTTTAGGGACCTGAAACCAGACAACATGCTTATAAACAATGAAGGCCACATCAAACTGACTGACTTTGGCCTTTCTAAAGTCAAGCTTGACAGAGGTATTAAATTCCCTCAGCTTGACAAATGATCAAAGTTTGTCACTAACACAATTGTCAATAATATCTTCTTTGCTCTTTGCATCAGAGCTCAACCTTGTGGATATTCTAACCACCCCATCCTTGGCTAAACCAAGTAAAGATTATTTTCGGACCCCTGGTCAAGTCCTTTCCTTAATCAGCCCGCTTGGATTCGTAAGTTGATTTGCATAATTTGGAATGGACATTGTCCTCTGTGCATGCTTCATGCATAGGTTGTGATGCATAATGActctttctttttgtattttatcaaACACAGAATACACCTGCAGGACGAGGCAAGCGTCACTGCAGTGCCTCTGCTGTGTCCAGTCACGTCAGCTGTGGCAAAGTGAAACAGAATAACTCACTAGCTTCGCCCCTAACAAACTCAAAAGACCAGCAATCCTCTCCAGCTTGCTACCCTTGGAAACTAGGTATGTATATATAGTACTTTTTTCATTCACTAGCCTTGTGGACTGAAGGATTATGTAAAAACTTGAAAAAGTTGTTATATAGCTTCTGCTAACGTCTTGGTAATTAGAAAGTCTGTTTTGGTTTATCTGTTTTGCCTGTACAGGACCTAACAACACATTGTTTAGACCTCAGAACCTGGCTAAAAATTTGACTCCCACTCTGctgaagagcagaaacaggTTTGAGACAATGAGTCAAGGTAGCACCACTGATATAGAAGATGCTGCCAGTCCACTTTGGGAGTCTGAAGAGGTTGGTGATTTTACAACTATTACTGTTGGACATTTGTGACATACTAAATGTTTTGGTTAGGGTCAGTGGTTAAGAATGTCGCTTGACATTTAGGGGtgccatgtttttttctaatctaGAATACAGTACATAGTCTATGTATGAGAGgacaaatataacaaaaaaaaaaggaatttattgattgattaattgCTGCTTTGCttcttatttaaaatatgtctttattaGTTCCTGTATTGACCTTTGCATTTTGTTGATTATTTAGTTTTAGTAGTTTAGTTTTCCCTTTTCTGTCTCCCTCACAAATGAACAGAACGTCAAAGAGGACTCTGGGTTTAAAGGGCCTGGACACAACTGTGCTCCCACAAAACCTGGATTTGCTGACTTTTCTGCTGAGGTCACCACTAGTCTGCCAAAGAAGCCAAATCCAGACCATCTTGAGAAAAACACTATCATAAGGAAGTCTGTTGACACAGGTCAGGAGGATCTTTGTTTGTCAGTGAGAGATGACACTCAAACTATAGTTCtttcatctgtgaagagaacaTTTTCAGATGTAGACAGAAGTCCAGAACAACTGGAGCAAAAACCCAAGAAGAGTACCACTGACTACCAAAGATGCTACGAGATTCCAGAAGAAACCTCAAGGTTTCACACTGGCctgacagaaatattttccaCTGTGGAAATAGGTGAATTTATGGCATCCAGTGAAGGAACTGGATTAGCTGAAGGCCGGGTACCAAAGAGATCCAGTCCCATTGATGTGGCCAAAACCCTGTTTTGCGAACTGGAAGAGCAAGCAGAAGAAGATGTGTTTGAAGATGGAGCCAAAGATTTGTCACATTCAAGTTTCACATCACCCCTTGCTGAAAACAGTGATATTTGCAGGAGCTTGAGCCTCGACTCTGATGGGTCTGTGCATGAAACATCCCTGACTATGGGGAGCAAATTATCTCATAAACCCAGCAAGTCTTCCAGAGACAGGAATTCTGCATCATCTgatgaggaagaaaataaagatCCATCTGTCACACAGTCACTCCTACAGATTTCATCCTCTGttactgctgaaaaacacaaacttagTAACTTTAGTTTGAGAGGTAAATCTCCATGTTCCTTTATGAACCGGCTCCCTGATCTGGGCTGTGGTATGGCACAGTCCCCCTCACTCCTCAAGCCACGAAATGCTGTAGCTTTCCGGAGCTACTGTAGCTCTATTAACCGCTCCAGTGTGTCTGGGATCTCTCGACTTAGCTTTCAGTCTATGGAAGCCATAGATGCAACCACATCAGCCTCTCATCACTGTTTCTCTGGCACTGTAACACCAGTGCAGAAAAAGCACAGCTGCAACAGCTCTCTCATACAGGTAGGCATGGAATCAATCAGTCAAAATAGCATTTTTCCTATTCTTAAACAGTCACAACATTTAgaataaatattttccattgGCTGCTCAGTACTTGTATGAAAGTAATTGATAGTGTTGGCTGAAGGCTAGTGCCACATTGGATTTTTGCATGGGGTCTGTACAGGCTGTAGATGTGTCTCATTGACATGATTTTAATTGAGATTGTCCTCATGCAAGCATAATGATCCGTCTactttttttatgtctgtgttgaTTCATCAAGTTGAGTCAAGCATGCCATCTAACAatagtgactactcgacaaaatgacaGTAGTTACCCATAAATAAGTCACTTTGctatataagtcacaggacaagccagaggggaaaaaaaacagacttatagtctggaaaatatggtagataaataaatgtagtgagAGAACAGAAGGTCACTTGAGAACTATTTGATAATCGCGTTACTTTTTAAGCAGATATctaaaattcattcatttccagTATGGATGTTTAGTTTTTATAGACTTCTGTAATAGCAAACTGAATATCTTGGGATTTGCCTGGCAAAACCTAATTTGTTAATTTGAGCTTTAGGAAATGGGATAACATTTTTGGACTATGTTTTGATATTACTGATATTATtctcatgttattttttttttgtttcctcacaACAGAGTCCTCAGCCCATGTCGATATTCTGCACCCCTTACAGGACTCCAAAGAGTGTTCGGAGAGGCACAGTGCCTGTTGAGCGTGGCCCCATTGTAGGAACCCCTGACTATTTGGCTCCAGAGCTTCTTTTAGGAAAACTACATGGTAAGACATAGATTGTAAAAGCTAATTTACTACAAATATATAAGCTTTTCTGTTGTATTTGATAGCCAAGGCAGACCTACGGTTTTATAGAACATTATGCTATAGTGTATATTTCACACTGGAACCCTTATGACAAGCTCTCGGTTTCAGGACATGGTCAGCATGGTAAGTTTATTATGATATTGCTAATTTTGCAAGCAAGCTTGCATTTTCACCtagcatgctaatatgctaTAGGAAATTGGCTGGTTTTTCCCTGTTTCCCAattctcactgttgtttctgtttctaccCTTTGGACTGGTTAACAAACTGTGGGGCTGATCATAGGGAAGGGGGCAACATTTTAAGTGTGATTACTAAGCCAAAAAAAATTGTATTGGCTAACATCATCATTAACGGTTTAAGAGTCAGATTTGTGGAGGCTGAAATGGACAAAGGGGGTTTTTGGCTCTAAAAATCAGTGTATTCTGTATACTCCTGCATGCTTCTGCTGACATGCAAAATGTCATCTAAAAACAACCTGTAAATTTGACATGCTATTATTCACTCAAATGTTAATATGCCGAGGGCTATATTACCTGTCAGTGGCACAATTCCATTTCGTAGCATGATTAGTGCTATTTCATGAACAGTCTGTCATGAATGAGCCTGTGTGGCAGAAAGTGTTTATTCGTCTGCAATTGTCTTTCTATAAATGCAATACAAAAAGTTGTTAcagtaattgtaattgtaaacTCTTTTGAGTTTACAATTACAGAAAAGTATTGATTCTTCTTTAGAAGTTCAATCGCCACAAAACATTGGTGTGTGTTGAATTTACAAAATTCATAAAATGAGGTTAGTTGTAAAATGTTCCACTGAAGTGAATTTTTGCTGTAATGTGTGAATCATATATACAGAGAATGTAAAGTTTATGTCCAGAGATTGACTCCCTCCCTCCATAATCTAACTTAGTCCCCGCTTCTGCCACTGCAGTACAATTAGTGCACTTTAACAGCAGAGGGAAATTGTTTGTGAAGCCAGCAAAGCTATGACATGTGACTTTTCTTTTGCTAACAACTAGACTGCATGGTGGATTGGTGGGCGCTAGGTGTGTGTCTTTTCGAGTTCCTCACAGGTGTACCGCCTTTTAACGACGAGACGCCTCAACTGGTGTTTCAGAATATTCTCAACAGAAGTGAGTTGGGTTTTCTATTGTAGTGTCATCATTCACACTGCAAAACACTCATTTTGTTTTGAGAGCTGAATTAATGATGTTAATTAACTTTCATTGCTTCTGTTACCACCTcactcttttaaaaaaaaaaaaaaaaaaaaaatgtagacatTCCATGGcctgagggagaggaggagctgTCTGAGCCTTCAAGTAATGCGATTGAAATCCTCCTGACAATGGACATGACAAAACGGGCTGGTCTCAAGGGTGAGGACCACTTTACAATTTAAcaattttaatttgaaggaATTAGCCTGGTTACAGACCTCTGAATCACCTTTAAGTTTTTTCTCAGATTGATACTGAATGAGAGTTGCCCCCTGTCATACTCCAGGTCAACAGTCTAGTTGTAGGATATATTAAAGGGAAATGGTATGGTAATTCTGATAATTTTGTTTCAATTTCCACCAGAACTCAAGTGCCATCCCCTGTTTGAAGGCTTGGACTGGGACAACCTGCAGAACCAGCCAATGCCCTTCATACCTCAGCCAGAGGATGAAACTGACACTTCATACTTTGAGGCGAGAAACAACGCTCAGCACCTTGCTGTCTCTGGTTTCAGTTTATAGCATTACTGTCACAtatgctgtgtgtatgtgtgtgcacatttgctCTTAGTGAGAAAATCTCCCAAAATCAGAAccattatataaataaatgcacagtaATGATTTGGATTCTGATGGTGTATTGGTTCAAGgctgtaatatatttttaaaacctaTATGTGATCATTACTCAGGTAGTTAGAAGCAGATATTCTAGAAAGTAAATATCTTGTAAAACTTTCTTATATTATAGTTGTGTGTctaaaattcagaaattcaaAAATCTTGTTTGCTGCTGGTTGAATTTATTAGAGAtttctgttatgttttattaatgaaaCAAAGTAACTCTCCATTTTATGTGGCACTGCATGGACAGTACCCTTGGATTCTCTTTGTGTACAGTACTGCGAAAGAAAATCACACTAATATATTCATGAATAATGTatgtaaaacatgttatttGATATTTGTGAAATTTTATGTTTCATTCTGAAGACAAAATAACTctaataaaatgtctttataggataatgtattttattccctttttgG contains these protein-coding regions:
- the LOC113121696 gene encoding ATP-dependent zinc metalloprotease YME1L1-like isoform X1 yields the protein MFSLSTSFHPQQMIVPFNQIVSALHSPKNSATASIQSLHKDFPPKHNSYIKEPNVSLRDLGLSEIKVGQLDEVVSRLLPIPGPKEPPSVPLIWKTSHVSADSFFHNKHGFPQRKLWGFGSPMFHRQYHSPLKDVCSQLQFLPVWVQTRGFKRLRSEARRMESEVYTSPFMKGFIQRVREPEAQSLDHVNNQRNLSENQSEAFKMGFTEGFMRSQAFTQRTQDSLRRTRLILLVLLLVGAYGLSRTPFLSGKGSFSDAERFRTTSGLDPAVYPIQIKNVTFDHVKGAEEAKNELQDVVEFLKNPQKFTVLGGKLPKGILLVGPPGTGKTLLARAVAGEADVPFYYASGSEFDEMFVGVGASRIRNLFKEAKANAPCVIFIDELDSVGGKRIESPMHPYSRQTINQLLSEMDGFKPNEGVIVIGATNFAEALDNALVRPGRFDMQVTVPRPDVKGRTEILNWYLSKIKADPAVDVKVIARGTVGFSGAELENLINQAVLKAAVDGKEMVTMKELEFAKDKILMGPERRSVNIDKKSKTITAYHESGHAIVAYYTKDAMPINKATIMPRGPTLGHVSMLPENDHWSETRAQLLAQMDVSMGGRVAEELIFGDDYITTGASSDFDGATKIAKLMVTRFGMSDKLGVMTYGDISKQSPETQAAIEQEVRALLKDSYERAKNILKTYSKEHKELADALLRYETLDAKEIQLVLEGKFLDH
- the LOC113121696 gene encoding ATP-dependent zinc metalloprotease YME1L1-like isoform X2, producing the protein MFSLSTSFHPQQMIVPFNQIVSALHSPKNSATASIQSLHKDFPPKHNSYIKEPNVSLRDLGLSEIKVGQLDEVVSRLLPIPGPKEPPSVPLIWKTSHVSADSFFHNKHGFPQRKLWGFGSPMFHRQYHSPLKDVCSQLQFLPVWVQTRGFKRLRSEARRMESEVYTSPFMKGFIQRVREPEAQSLDHVNNQRNLSENQSEAFKMGFTEGFMRSQAFTQRTQDSLRRTRLILLVLLLVGAYGLSRTPFLSERFRTTSGLDPAVYPIQIKNVTFDHVKGAEEAKNELQDVVEFLKNPQKFTVLGGKLPKGILLVGPPGTGKTLLARAVAGEADVPFYYASGSEFDEMFVGVGASRIRNLFKEAKANAPCVIFIDELDSVGGKRIESPMHPYSRQTINQLLSEMDGFKPNEGVIVIGATNFAEALDNALVRPGRFDMQVTVPRPDVKGRTEILNWYLSKIKADPAVDVKVIARGTVGFSGAELENLINQAVLKAAVDGKEMVTMKELEFAKDKILMGPERRSVNIDKKSKTITAYHESGHAIVAYYTKDAMPINKATIMPRGPTLGHVSMLPENDHWSETRAQLLAQMDVSMGGRVAEELIFGDDYITTGASSDFDGATKIAKLMVTRFGMSDKLGVMTYGDISKQSPETQAAIEQEVRALLKDSYERAKNILKTYSKEHKELADALLRYETLDAKEIQLVLEGKFLDH